A genomic region of Bactrocera dorsalis isolate Fly_Bdor chromosome 3, ASM2337382v1, whole genome shotgun sequence contains the following coding sequences:
- the LOC105224581 gene encoding endoplasmic reticulum metallopeptidase 1 has product MTVKKFEIHNNNIERKKSRKFDWYWAPVYCAVWYVLFYAAVIPSFYNYPKTLQISEEQQHPDEFIGQRAEQQLITLADIGVKLSGTIENEILAINFLLGEIEKVKTQARLDLYDIDVEVQYASGKFELWQMATSYRNVSNVVVKLAPKNVKSASYLLVNAHFDSEVHSPAAADDGVMVVIMLETLRVIAKSEKPLMHPIVFLFNGAEESNMLASHGFITQHPWAQYCKAVINLDSAGSGGREILFQSGPNHPWLMKYYKQSVPRPYATTIAEELFQNNFIPSDTDFRIFRDYGELPGLDMAHSLNGYVYHTKFDTFANLERHTCQTTGENVLALTWALANAPELKNPGDLAKGHTVFYDYLGWFMIFYTEDTGVILNITFSVCAIIAILVAVFLMSRSDDADSTKRVFLRFLTILLVQIITIAAAVGLAILVAVTIDGIGASECWYSETWLIFGIYFCPVFFIMCLLPAIYMRWTKEGTNMHLDDSIACFMHSHCLILVCLCLVMTGLSVRSAFFPMIGIFFYIISVVLNIINHLWAKSYLHLPIHLLCQLLPFWFYTYQTFVFLTTFIPMQGRSGPTSKPEFMIAGLCAIISIHFGGFILPILHKFRKSKTFISLFGALFLIFIMIACLPVGFPYKKDVAVQRVYVLHTARTFYDERGFVYKNESGFYVQPVDKRINLLKKTVLQNAEPNSKIQEDCETELFCGLPLYNSRWMDWKNSSRWVVAPSPYLPIPTELKLTSKVYITETRVRYGFSLKSADRVVIYIDPYPNTKIVDWTFDKTPLKSNFSTPYFVYHVYSMDDRPLDFWIELDRGTPDYEGAALRLGIGAHFMYHDAYYTEEFKEFLKLFPEWSYPLDWLASYESRIF; this is encoded by the exons ATGACCGTTAAGAAATTCgaaatacacaacaacaatatagagcggaagaaaagcagaaaatttGATTGGTACTGGGCACCCGTCTACTGTGCTGTCTGGTATGTGCTTTTCTACGCCGCCGTCATACCGAGCTTCTATAATTATCCTAAGACGCTCCAAATCAGCGAAGAACAGCAGCACCCCGACGAATTTATAGGACAACGTGCCGAACAGCAATTAATCACATTAGCTGATATTGGCGTTAAACTATCGGGGACCATAGAAAATGAAATTCTAGCCATCAATTTTCTACTCggagaaattgaaaaagtcaAAACACAAGCGCGACTTGATCTCTACGATATCGATGTGGAAGTGCAATACGCTTCGGGAAAGTTCGAATTGTGGCAAATGGCTACCAGCTATCGCAATGTGTCCAATGTGGTGGTGAAGTTGGCGCCAAAGAATGTTAAATCCGCTTCTTATTTACTAGTGAATGCGCATTTCGATTCAGAAGTGCACTCGCCGGCTGCCGCAGATGACGGTGTGATGGTCGTAATTATGTTGGAGACGCTCAGAGTGATTGCCAAATCGGAAAAGCCGCTTATGCATCCCATTGTATTTCTCTTCAATGGCGCTGAGGAGAGCAATATGCTGGCTTCTCACGGTTTCATCACGCAGCACCCATGGGCGCAGTATTGCAA aGCCGTTATCAATTTGGACTCCGCTGGTTCGGGTGGTCGCGAAATTCTCTTTCAATCAGGTCCCAATCACCCTTGGCTCATGAAGTACTATAAACAAAGTGTACCCCGCCCCTATGCTACCACAATCGCTGAAGAGTTGttccaaaataatttcataCCATCGGATACCGATTTTCGCATATTCCGTGACTATGGCGAGTTACCTGGCCTCGATATGGCACATTCTCTTAACGGTTATGTTTACCACACTAAATTCGATACTTTTGCGAATCTCGAACGACACACGTGTCAGACGACTGGTGAGAATGTCTTGGCGTTAACGTGGGCACTGGCCAATGCACCGGAATTGAAGAACCCAGGG gACCTAGCCAAAGGCCACACTGTCTTCTACGATTATCTCGGCTGGTTTATGATCTTCTACACAGAGGATACTGGTGTCATACTCAATATCACCTTCTCTGTTTGTGCCATCATAGCCATCTTAGTTGCGGTGTTTCTGATGTCACGCTCTGACGACGCCGACTCTACCAAGCGGGTCTTCTTACGCTTTCTTACCATATTGCTTGTACAAATTATAACAATAGCTGCGGCAGTGGGTCTAGCAATTTTAGTTGCGGTAACCATAGATGGCATCGGTGCCTCAGAGTGTTGGTACTCAGAGACATGGCTCATCTTTGGCATCTACTTTTGCCCTGTCTTCTTTATTATGTGTTTGCTGCCGGCCATTTACATGCGTTGGACCAAGGAGGGa accaATATGCATCTTGACGACTCTATTGCCTGCTTCATGCATTCACATTGCCTCATCTTGGTGTGCCTTTGTCTGGTTATGACTGGTTTGAGTGTACGCTCGGCTTTCTTTCCAATGATTGGCATCTTCTTCTATATCATATCGGttgtattaaatataataaatcacTTGTGGGCCAAGA GCTACTTGCACTTGCCTATACATCTTCTTTGCCAGTTGTTGCCATTTTGGTTTTATACCTATCAAACATTTGTCTTTCTCACAACATTCATACCCATGCAAGGACGCAGTGGACCAACCAGTAAACCGGAATTTATGATTGCTGGCCTTTGTGCTATAATAAGCATACATTTTGGTGGTTTCATT CTTCCTATATTGCATAAGTTCCGCAAATCAAAAACTTTCATAAGTTTATTTGGAGCTCTATTTTTGATATTCATTATGATTGCTTGCCTGCCTGTTGGCTTTCCCTATAAGAAGGATGTGGCTGTACAGAGAGTTTACGTTTTG CACACGGCACGCACATTCTACGACGAGCGAGGTTTTGTCTACAAAAACGAAAGCGGTTTCTATGTGCAACCTGTCGATAAGCGTATTAACTTATTGAAGAAAACCGTTTTACAGAATGCTGAACCAAATTCGAAGATTCAAGAAGATTGTGAGACGGAACTATTTTGTGGTCTGCCATTATATAATTCGCGTTGGATGGATTGGAA AAACTCCTCCCGTTGGGTGGTGGCGCCAAGTCCATATCTGCCTATACCAACTGAACTCAAGTTAACCTCAAAGGTTTATATTACTGAGACACGAGTCCGTTATGGCTTTAGCTTAAAGTCCGCAGATCGCGTAGTGATCTATATAGATCCTTATCCAAACACGAAAATTGTTGATTGGACTTTTGATAAGACCCCATTGAAAAGTAATTTCTCAACACCGTACTTTGTGTATCACGTTTATTCGATGGATGATAGACCATTGGATTTCTGGATTGAATTGGAC CGCGGTACTCCAGACTATGAGGGCGCCGCTTTGCGCCTTGGCATCGGCGCACACTTTATGTACCATGATGCTTACTACACTGAAGAATTTAAAGAGTTCCTTAAGCTATTTCCCGAGTGGTCATATCCGTTAGACTGGTTAGCTTCCTATGAGAGTCGCATTTTCTAG